A section of the Leptotrichia sp. HSP-342 genome encodes:
- the leuS gene encoding leucine--tRNA ligase, which produces MIKEYKPSEIEKKWQDKWFEGDVFKSENKVDGKENYYVLEMFAYPSGKLHVGHLRNYAIGDAIARYKKMKGFNVLHPFGWDSFGLPAENAAIDNGAHPGKWTKANIDNMRRQMKLMGLSYDWDRELSTYTPEYYKWNQKFFIEMYKKGLVYKKKSYVNWCPDCNTVLANEQVEGGKCWRHGKTDVIQKELSQWYFKITEYAEELLQGHEELRGHWPEQVLAMQKNWIGKSTGAEVDFILDFDYKGNNENIIKNEKGEVVITVFTTRADTLFGATYLTLAPEHPLVEEVILKQNPEIREKVEAMINEDKISRTAEDKEKEGVFTGLYVINPINNVKVPLWIGNYVLIDYGTGAVMAVPAHDARDLAFAKKYDLPIKIVVNPVDKDENVHELTLEETFENIFTGNGIMTNSGEFDGISNEDGKIKIVEKLEKLGKGKATINYRLHDWLISRQRYWGTPIPVIYDEDGNIYLEEEANLPVKLPTDIEFNGKGNPLETSEEFKNVILPNGKKGRRETDTMDTFVDSSWYYLRYLDSHNDKEPFKKEDADNWTPVHQYIGGIEHAVMHLLYARFFHKSLRDLGYVDTNEPFKRLLTQGMVLGPSYYSQNERRYLFPREVEMKDGKPVSKETGEELTTKVEKMSKSKNNGVDPEEIVKEYGADSSRVFTLFAAPPEKELEWNMNGLAGAYRFINRLYLLISSTADFADKNASKENNYGINLDARSEKDKEIQKKLHQTVKKVTDSIEDDFHFNTAIAAIMELLNDMTTYKQNVIDKNDISSESKKVWHEVLEKVILLIAPFAPHVADELWSDLGNTTLTFEQEWPTFVEKLTVENNFNLVLQVNGKVRDMLPAQIGISKGDAEKLAFSSEKVQKFVDGKEVVKVIVVPNKLVNIVVKG; this is translated from the coding sequence ATGATAAAGGAATACAAACCGTCGGAAATTGAGAAAAAATGGCAAGATAAATGGTTTGAAGGAGATGTTTTTAAATCAGAAAATAAAGTTGATGGTAAAGAGAATTATTATGTACTTGAGATGTTTGCGTATCCATCTGGAAAGCTTCATGTTGGGCATTTGAGAAATTATGCGATTGGAGATGCGATTGCTAGATATAAGAAGATGAAGGGGTTTAACGTGTTGCATCCATTTGGGTGGGACAGTTTTGGATTACCTGCGGAAAATGCCGCAATTGACAACGGGGCACATCCTGGGAAATGGACAAAGGCTAATATTGACAATATGAGAAGACAGATGAAGCTTATGGGACTTTCTTATGACTGGGATAGAGAACTTAGTACTTATACTCCAGAATACTATAAATGGAATCAGAAATTTTTTATTGAGATGTATAAAAAAGGTCTTGTTTATAAGAAAAAATCTTATGTAAACTGGTGTCCAGACTGTAATACCGTACTTGCAAATGAGCAGGTTGAAGGCGGAAAATGCTGGCGACACGGTAAAACAGATGTAATTCAAAAGGAACTTTCACAATGGTATTTCAAAATTACAGAATATGCAGAAGAATTACTGCAAGGACATGAAGAACTTAGAGGTCATTGGCCTGAGCAAGTGCTTGCTATGCAGAAAAACTGGATTGGAAAATCAACAGGAGCGGAAGTAGACTTTATTTTGGACTTTGATTATAAAGGGAATAATGAGAATATTATAAAAAATGAAAAAGGTGAAGTTGTAATAACTGTGTTTACTACGAGAGCGGACACGCTATTTGGGGCGACTTACTTGACTTTGGCACCTGAACATCCGTTAGTAGAAGAAGTTATTTTGAAGCAAAATCCTGAAATTAGGGAAAAAGTTGAGGCTATGATTAATGAGGATAAAATTAGCCGTACTGCTGAAGATAAGGAAAAAGAGGGTGTGTTTACAGGACTTTATGTTATAAATCCAATAAATAATGTAAAAGTACCTTTATGGATTGGAAACTATGTATTAATAGATTATGGGACTGGAGCGGTTATGGCTGTGCCTGCCCATGACGCAAGAGACTTGGCTTTTGCGAAAAAATATGACTTGCCAATTAAAATTGTGGTAAATCCTGTGGATAAAGATGAGAATGTCCATGAATTGACGCTTGAAGAAACATTTGAAAATATTTTTACTGGAAATGGAATTATGACTAATTCTGGAGAATTTGATGGAATTTCAAATGAAGATGGAAAAATCAAGATTGTAGAAAAACTGGAAAAATTAGGAAAAGGTAAGGCAACTATAAATTATAGGCTTCATGACTGGTTAATCAGCAGACAAAGATACTGGGGAACTCCAATTCCTGTGATTTATGATGAAGATGGAAATATTTATTTGGAAGAAGAAGCAAACTTGCCTGTAAAATTGCCTACAGATATTGAGTTTAACGGAAAGGGAAATCCACTTGAAACTTCCGAGGAATTTAAAAATGTGATTTTGCCAAATGGGAAAAAAGGTAGAAGAGAAACTGACACAATGGATACTTTCGTTGATTCTTCATGGTATTACTTGAGATATTTGGATTCTCACAATGATAAAGAGCCGTTTAAAAAGGAAGATGCAGATAACTGGACCCCAGTTCATCAATATATCGGTGGAATTGAGCATGCAGTAATGCACTTGCTTTATGCAAGATTTTTCCACAAATCACTAAGAGATTTAGGATACGTTGACACAAATGAGCCATTTAAGCGTTTATTGACACAAGGAATGGTTTTAGGGCCTTCTTACTATTCTCAAAATGAAAGAAGATACTTGTTCCCAAGAGAAGTGGAAATGAAGGATGGAAAGCCTGTTTCTAAGGAAACTGGAGAAGAATTGACAACAAAAGTTGAAAAAATGAGTAAATCTAAAAATAACGGAGTAGATCCTGAAGAAATCGTGAAGGAATACGGAGCTGACTCTTCAAGAGTGTTCACATTGTTTGCCGCGCCGCCTGAAAAAGAGCTGGAATGGAATATGAACGGACTTGCAGGGGCTTACAGATTCATAAACAGACTTTATCTGTTAATTTCATCAACAGCTGATTTTGCTGATAAAAATGCCTCAAAGGAAAACAATTATGGAATTAATCTAGATGCAAGAAGTGAAAAAGACAAGGAAATTCAGAAAAAATTACATCAGACAGTGAAAAAAGTTACAGACAGCATAGAGGACGATTTCCACTTTAACACAGCAATAGCCGCAATAATGGAACTTCTAAACGATATGACAACTTACAAGCAAAATGTAATTGATAAAAATGATATTTCATCAGAAAGTAAAAAAGTATGGCATGAAGTTCTTGAAAAAGTGATTTTATTAATTGCACCTTTTGCACCGCACGTGGCGGATGAATTATGGAGTGATTTAGGAAATACAACTCTTACTTTTGAGCAAGAATGGCCAACATTCGTTGAAAAATTAACTGTGGAAAACAACTTTAACTTGGTTTTACAAGTAAATGGAAAAGTTAGAGATATGTTGCCTGCACAAATTGGAATTTCAAAAGGTGATGCTGAAAAATTAGCATTTTCTTCAGAAAAAGTTCAAAAATTTGTTGATGGAAAAGAAGTTGTCAAGGTAATTGTTGTGCCTAATAAGCTAGTTAATATTGTTGTAAAGGGATAA